The Artemia franciscana chromosome 9, ASM3288406v1, whole genome shotgun sequence region ccatttataacttttatatttggttagaatattcggaaatacctttccaaccaaatcattttttgacgtcactaaattacagaattcaggaggcaatagtatacgtcctgaaattgagtcaactgggaacattcaattgccagcaattgatctgaaaaggtTTCACTAGAgtgatcgttttgcaatcggacacgcatatttatagttaatttttatGCCTTTATATGTGCCCATAAATAAGAATatttcaggcaagcatttatTTCATCCGCAGATGTTGATCTAGGAATAATAGGTAATGTTttcctgaaatctcccgcaagtaatattaatgtgctgccaaagggtttaaAATTTCCTCGCAAATATTGCAATGATCGCTCGAGAGcttcgagcgattttttgtgcgCCATTGTGCACAcgtcccaaacaataagtttgcattgctgcaatactttacccatctcagatgatttggaaatgttgcacgtgggagtttctgtagattgcatattcagaggcaagttcaaagcggaatgagcagttctcccACCATGCatcaacgttgcggctattccggacgacgcaaggGCCAACGCCATGTCATTTTtgaatcgaattgatgccagaagtAATTTAATTAGAAACGTATTAGCAGTACCTCCTGGCGATCCAAGATGAAGATTTCTCCGACTTGGTTATCGATACAATGCATTATCTGATCATAAATGCTTTTATTGTTCGGACGATAacgtagaaatatttttttgtgcatgcgacaatagatcaatagtgttgtaactttgttcacgatccaattctatacatgtagaaatagcagcagtacgattaggtgaaggcattcccaaatgcttgagaagtttgtttgccattgattagcacaaatcttcaatcataactaaagtgcagttataaatttctattgAAAGGTCCATGGTCATATTTAGCCTCTCTAGCTGTATTTAGTagagtatattctcggccatttgccATTTgcatttctcccataactctgcaGGAGATGAAGGGGAGTAAGTTGTcaatatgattccaaacaatgcacgaatttgacttggagttgacgtttcgcaagCGTCATTGATGCAATTATCCCAGTGATGGtcgttctccaataaattcagagcttggcctGCACTAcgataagtgtcatgtatagtccCGTTTGcagttctcaaatgctcaaaggacgtcgggCCGGCTACATtaaccaaaagcaggcggagaaagaagcattcatcttGATTGGGATGAAAGGTGTAgattcttcctatcgtggtttctttgaagatgttaggctggccgtcgactgactcaccccgttttcgacgttcaaatgattttttattaccATTCCATGTGTAATACGTAGGCACTTCagaatacagcagttttttttttgcaaaagaatcattttgacataacgctaagaaagcagttaacgttgtatccggtcgATTCAgcgctctttgttgcacgttggattccgaaaaataaacacgtcgaccattctgtaaatgtaccgctaagtgaacaacagctggacttctttcatgtatcggaaatgaaagaattcgccacaCAGTTTTATTACTACTTATGTATCTCCCAGCATGATATCCTACAACTTCATCGATATCagtgatttcggactgcaagccaaaaactgccatgtcgctgcctttgttgacgtatttacatatgtatttgattgcctttacggaattacaatattcaacgtttatgtgcaCATTGTATGTTTTCGATAATAAACATGAATATGGAACgccccactggttatctactttgatgtAACGGTTACGCGACTTTATGATTGCTGATTTTCTGCCATCTTTGGTAGACCTTTGTCTATATAAAGGGTATCCATCATTGCTGGTAATTGTGTCAGGTACTAagagtcgaggatattgctttgtttaCCTTCCTCTATCCATGCATGATGAATTTTTATTCAGTTCAccacaaggtccatgtatcatattttttaccacaatgtcATGTAAGCCCCCTGTCGACATCtacatcaggtatttcagcggaaatcacatcgtcaatttcattagaagaaattttatcaaataaccatattagtatatgtgcgtgtggtaATCCTcgcttttgccattccactgagtacaaccAGCATCGCACTGGGCCAAactctttaagttttactatgaaatttatcagtgatttcaactttttctggaagacacgggccgtaatgtcatgtctatgaaccggcgattgtccagtAAGAAAAAGTTACTGTATCTCATCCGAAGatggattacatgtaaatgtaaaaaataaatctagacgaccatagagacgaataTACGCAATGGCATCTAGAGCATACTCATGCATATGACGCGGACTGCCAGCATGTGACGAAGGTGAGATTGTTACTCCTCCAATGTTAGTGGTATTACcatcatttacaactgcatcttgaaaatgaatgtattgttcggagcggagcttggtctgattcagacagATGAATAGCAagcgttctgattcaatctttgcatacatatcaacgatgcaTTGGTGAAACGATTgacggtattttaaaatataattctcttcatCCCGGCGAATCATTCTTCTGTTGCCATAATAGTTCATTGCACtgtatttcttattcatttctttgttagtggctggatttatcaatttaatattaaagtcatAGCCGTCGGCTCAAtcccaaaaaataataggatattgtaggacatcgtagcatcgatgagtttcagcaattcttgtcaactgattgtttcgcctataaagaataatatatCGAGGTAACAACTGTTcactgaccataacgattgccacttcgttgattgttggagcattgtatccaCGCACATGTTCAGCAGTAGGCattttgtcagtggaaataacaattttatacgtatcagtaggcataaagtcgattgctgttttgaacagacgcactaaattgttattattgtggaaaagatgttgcaactagaaaatgatagtcctttcaacgccGGAAGAAATTCCGCAATGTGAATTCAATTCAgtattgctatcactgatgaagtacaattgcaAAAATTTCTGATGCTCACCTGAGAAGGGTAGAAGGGCAGTACTTGAATGCCAGGTGATTATACACACgttgcttttgtaatacatcGACACGCCTTCTGTTTTTACTAACTCTGTCAGCCACGAGCCTGGTTTCGCGTCGCTCTGGTGgctcctcgacacgccttcgttgacgtaaagtcgtaagcctggtttcgcgttgctctggtgattcctcgacacgcctttgtGTTTTCTCCTGGTGTTCCCGTTCTTTGACAGTATAGGATAATTTATCTTTGACATTAGTGATACTTTCTGAGCCAAAATGTGATGGTACTTTTTCTTTGAGTTGCATATATTTATACTGAATAAGACGTCAtattgaatatgacgtcatgtattcATATGAAagctttcttatatatatattgacgtcatatTGTAACAAATAACAGATAACAGACTTAATGATACTTTCTCGTTGAGTATATATAGATGACGTCATATTGTAAGAGATAGATACCAGATAACAGACagtacatttttgtatatatagatagatgagAGAGTgcgccccctcatcaatacctcgctctttacactaaagcttaaatttcatcccaaatccttaagaatgacccctaaatcacaaaggccgtagaataaatagttgaaactactaaaaatactttagcgtagagagcaaggtattgtggaggagaaaaccttcttttatacctaatattttgtgtttgttttaagttttaatgctaatcATTACTTCCGGgtgagaattttatttatttatttcctcattgtttctttttaaattatgctagaaaatcctgcgctccctttatggaaatattCTTTCTTCAAgttaaattcctccatggaaagatcctcccacgtaaccccctccctcgaCCCGAACACTAAAaagtccccttgaaaacgtctgtacacttcctaataaccattactatgtgtaaaaaacaatggtcaaagtttgtaacttgcagccactcccccggggactgtggggaattaagttgtccccaaagacatagttattaggttttcaacTAAGCTTTACAgaatcgctatctcaaaattttgagccggTTACTTTGGCGAAAAAATatgcttgggagggggcctaagtgccctctaATTcgttggtcacctaaaaagggcactagaacttttaatctccgttagaaagagccctctcgcaagaatctaggaccactgggtcgatacgatcaccctggaaaaaaaaaaaaaaaaacacaaacaaacacgcatccgtgatctgtcttctggcaaaaaaatacaacactccacatttttgtagatagaaacttgaaagttctacagtagggctctctcaTGCGCTgtatttgatggtgtgatttttgttttgattcaatGACTTGtaaggggtgtttttcccttttttcaaaaataaggcaaattttcttaggctcataacttttgatgggtaagtttaaacttgatgaaacttatatatttataattcgcattaaaatgcaattttttgatgtaaatattggtatcaaaattctgttttttagtttcggttattattgagccgggtcgcttcttactacagttcattaccacgaactgtttgataatttcgTCCAATTGTTTATTCAGTGTGTAAGTTTCACTATTTAAAGCACTCAATCAACCAAATCCCTGGGGGAGTTCACCCAAACAATTCTTTGGATAAAGTTATGGAGATTTGGGAAGAGACTTTAAGTTCAGTTTAAGTCACCTCAGAGTTTTCCCTTCCGGAAGTTTTAAGTATGAATCGTCTCATTGCAAAGCTATGGCTTgagaagaataagaaaaagtgTTAGTATCCAATCTAAATTGTTCAAACACTTGCTTCATAGCTACGCTGTGGATTTCAATCCTTCCAAGCTGTAGGATAATTTTCATGCCGATTTTGGACGTAACTGATAAAATTTCGgaatctcatttttttcaaaatacctaAAACCCATGAGACCATACATTTTTATAGTTAATACTTCGAACTTAGTAGCAGTTATTTTAATAATTCTCCCTTCCTTGTGTGCATAATTCTCTTTGACTGACTTGAAttcaaaacatttattatttctGCTTATCTGAGAATTTCATTAACTTGACCGTTTGGCATCAAAAGCTTAGGAATTAAGTCAACAGTCCAGCTTCTTCCACTTCCCACCTTTTATCAGAAGGTGGGAATTGATCCggaattcagcgtatcagaaaaaccctatagaaaaaatgtcaaggtccaatctacaaaaatgtggaatttcgtattttttgccagaagacagatcacgggtgcgtgtttatttgtttgtttgtctgtttttttgtgtttttttcccaggggtcatcgtatcgaccaagtggtcctagagtgttgcaagagggctccttctaaaggaaatgaaaagttctggtgccctttttaagtgactaaaaaattatgggggcacctaggccccctcccacgctttttACATACATACAGTAgtttttacatacagtaatggttattgggaagtgtaccgacgttttcaggggtatttttttggtttgggcgtggggttgaggggaaggggctatgtgggaggatctttccttgtaAGAATATTtgatgggggaagagaaattcaatgaaaagggcgcaggattttgtagcaatactattagaaaaaaaaacaatgaaaatataaacattaaaaagttttttttcaattgaaagtaaggagtagcattaaaacttaaaacgaacagagattattactcatatgaggggttataaaaatactttagcataaagagcgaggtatttaggaggggatagatacttcgctctttatgctaaagcatttttagtaaattcaactatttattctatggcctttctgattcaggggtcattcttaaagaattgggacaaaacttaagatttagtgtgaagagcgaggtattaacgaggggacaaaccccctcatatatataattaaaatataagaatataaaagtttgttacgtaagttaattcttaaattacgtgtattttttactaataaaaacgttcgttaaaaattaaaagttctagttgcctttttaagtaaccaaaaattggagggcaactaggcctccctaCCCACcccttatttgtcaaaatcgtctgatcaaaactaagagaaagccatttagccaaaaaaagaattaatatacaaatttcattttaataatttatgtgcggagagccaaaaccaaacatgcattaattcaaaaacgttcaaaaattaaataagaaaaactagttttttttaactgaaagtaaggagcgacattaaaacttaaaacgaacagaaattactccgtatatgaaatgggttgtcccctccgcaatccctcactccttacgctaaagtttgactctttgccacaattctactttttaaaacaattaaaaactttagcgtaaagagcaagggattgcggaggggacaacccatttcatatacggagtaatatctgttcgttttaagttttaatgttgctccttactttcagttaaaaaaaactagtttttttatatttaattttacaacAAAGAACGAACCCTGTTAAGATAAATATTATTATGCATgatgataaaaaataattataagtagGCAATGCTTATCTGTGCCTACTAAAAGTCAAAAGTGTGCCTGATAAGAGTCATGAGTGATCATTTTGCAGGATTTCTCAGGGGTGGACAGTGTTCACCCCAAACCCTCTCCTAGAAAATCCCCGCAGAAAGTACCCCTACCCCGTAAAATACCCCGAGCAGAAAATACCCCAGCCCCCAGATAATATCTTTCCGCGGAAAATACCTCCACAGAAAATCTGAcctcagaaaataccccctcaatgaaaagtaaagatctCCAGTAAACCAAAAACGGGTAGAAATAACTTCAAGTATTTTTCAAAGCTTAAAACTAACATAACAAACTATGAATAAACAGATGAAACCCGAAACAAATAGAAACTACAAGAAATAACCGAGTCAAGCTCAAAACCTGCACAAATTATCTTGAGTAGGACTGACAGCCCCCACTCCTTTTCAAAACGAGAACACAATTCGcagtttactaaaaaaaaatatattttaaatgttttcacttttttactttaataaataaagaagtattaagacttttagaaataaatatcagaatatgtaGATTAAACTCAcaatccacatttttttttttttagtaaagtgcaaattatggcCTAGACTTGAGAAGAGTTGTCAGTCGA contains the following coding sequences:
- the LOC136030772 gene encoding uncharacterized protein LOC136030772; protein product: MAVFGLQSEITDIDEVVGYHAGRYISSNKTVWRILSFPIHERSPAVVHLAVHLQNGRRVYFSESNVQQRALNRPDTTLTAFLALCQNDSFAKKKLLYSEVPTYYTWNGNKKSFERRKRGESVDGQPNIFKETTIGRIYTFHPNQDECFFLRLLLVNVAGPTSFEHLRTANGTIHDTYRSAGQALNLLENDHHWDNCINDACETSTPSQIRALFGIILTTYSPSSPAELWEKCKWQMAENILY